A genomic window from Neoarius graeffei isolate fNeoGra1 chromosome 5, fNeoGra1.pri, whole genome shotgun sequence includes:
- the icn gene encoding LOW QUALITY PROTEIN: ictacalcin (The sequence of the model RefSeq protein was modified relative to this genomic sequence to represent the inferred CDS: deleted 1 base in 1 codon) — MKKNIFYNLSFQKVIMSDLQKCMAILIGTFHKYSGKDEDKKTLSKGELKELLSNELGDTLGKASDKAALDKIFNDLDENSDGVVDFQEYVTMVTCITVLCNECFKTC; from the exons ATGaagaaaaacattttttacaATCTTTCCTTTCAAAAAGTCATCATGTCTGACCTCCAGAAGTGCATGGCAATCCTCATTGGTACCTTTCATAAATACTCTGGCAAGGATGAGGAC AAAAAAACTCTTTCCAAAGGAGAGCTAAAAGAACTGCTCTCCAATGAGCTGGGAGACACCTTGGGG AAAGCCTCAGACAAGGCAGCACTGGACAAGATTTTTAATGACCTGGATGAAAATTCTGATGGAGTTGTGGACTTCCAAGAGTATGTCACCATGGTGACCTGCATTACTGTACTCTGCAACGAGTGCTTCAAGACATGTTAA